One Bacteroidota bacterium genomic window carries:
- a CDS encoding T9SS type A sorting domain-containing protein, translating to MKHFKIVFALVILLFGNHCFAQWGWNSISMNPTQRMQSMNFLTEDIGYAMMTADQTGAKTLEKTTDGGFIWTAIPLPVVGQEFQSLHFHADGAGVVVFRNLQDPVTPTRIYQTLDDGMNWQDISPDTTATGMGNAVCQFLDQDTGFFSTDQFLYATVDGGTNWTTHTFNVYPMSISFYDSQNGTIGTFDGTFNYFGGMLTTTNGGQTWTQTDLTGNGTVIGAVGQLSPTIAFAAPVQFGAYSQHQFYRTTNNGATWDTLQVPNTLPNSELKALDFKDELNGVAAVTEIGGVSYFYETTDGGNNWTYFDSLPGLSINDLQLIGNTGYLAGGELGVFYRLTLGMSVENAHSNSLHVYPNPAISGQTIRFEGMEDFKELTLMDLSGKAIYQSTVEGNALDLPSLPSGIYFLRMDGIEGSKCAKLIVE from the coding sequence ATGAAACACTTCAAAATAGTATTTGCGCTTGTCATCTTGCTGTTTGGCAACCATTGCTTTGCACAATGGGGCTGGAATTCGATCAGCATGAATCCGACCCAAAGGATGCAGTCGATGAATTTCCTGACCGAAGACATCGGTTATGCGATGATGACTGCCGATCAAACGGGTGCCAAAACCTTGGAAAAAACGACGGATGGCGGGTTCATTTGGACGGCGATTCCACTTCCCGTCGTGGGGCAGGAATTTCAATCCCTTCATTTTCATGCAGATGGCGCAGGCGTGGTGGTTTTTCGCAACCTGCAAGATCCGGTCACACCGACGCGAATCTACCAAACGCTTGATGACGGAATGAATTGGCAAGACATTTCGCCCGACACGACGGCGACGGGTATGGGAAATGCAGTTTGCCAATTTCTCGATCAGGACACCGGCTTCTTTTCGACGGATCAGTTTCTCTACGCTACCGTTGACGGCGGCACGAATTGGACCACGCATACCTTTAATGTGTACCCGATGTCGATCAGTTTCTACGATTCCCAAAATGGTACGATCGGCACCTTTGACGGTACATTCAACTACTTTGGCGGAATGCTGACGACCACGAATGGCGGCCAAACTTGGACGCAGACGGATCTTACCGGAAATGGAACGGTCATTGGAGCCGTCGGACAACTTTCGCCGACGATCGCTTTTGCCGCGCCTGTGCAATTCGGAGCCTATAGTCAGCATCAATTCTACCGAACGACCAACAATGGCGCGACTTGGGATACCCTGCAAGTGCCCAATACATTGCCGAATTCGGAATTGAAAGCGCTCGATTTCAAGGATGAATTGAATGGGGTGGCCGCGGTAACGGAAATCGGCGGTGTCAGCTATTTCTACGAAACGACGGATGGCGGAAATAACTGGACCTATTTTGATTCCCTTCCCGGACTGAGCATCAACGACTTGCAACTCATTGGCAATACCGGCTACCTTGCAGGTGGCGAATTGGGTGTCTTTTACCGCCTGACACTGGGAATGTCCGTCGAAAATGCACATTCAAATTCGCTCCATGTCTATCCCAATCCTGCGATTTCCGGCCAAACGATTCGTTTTGAAGGGATGGAAGATTTCAAAGAATTGACCTTGATGGACCTCTCCGGAAAAGCCATTTACCAATCGACGGTTGAAGGAAACGCCTTGGATTTACCTTCGTTACCTTCGGGGATCTATTTCCTTCGAATGGATGGCATTGAGGGTTCGAAATGCGCCAAATTGATTGTTGAATAG
- a CDS encoding sodium-dependent bicarbonate transport family permease, translating to MDLSLIVSNLTNPTLLFFLLGILAAIVRSDLEIPRSSSKFISLYLLFAIGFKGGQELAHSEFGKEIVFSILFGLLIASLIPFYTFFILKQKVSVSDAAAVAATYGSVSAVTFVSAVSFLEAQQIPFGGHMVAVMAFMESPAIIVGVILLNRYEKDKKGSSGIGSITLHSFTNGSVLLILGSLIIGIIADSKQAEGIKPFTTDIFKGFLAIFLLEMGMVTAKRFSAFKKYGLFLSAFAILIPAVNGCIVAWCSGWVSADIGNRFIFAILAASASYIAVPAAMKMAAPKADPGLFVPMALGLTFPFNISIGMPLYFAIISNT from the coding sequence ATGGATTTAAGTCTCATCGTTTCCAACCTCACGAATCCGACACTGCTGTTTTTCTTGCTTGGAATCCTTGCAGCGATCGTCCGAAGTGATTTGGAGATTCCGCGCTCCTCGAGCAAGTTTATCAGCCTCTATTTGTTGTTTGCGATTGGCTTCAAGGGCGGACAGGAACTTGCTCACAGCGAATTTGGCAAGGAAATCGTCTTTTCGATTCTGTTTGGATTGCTGATTGCCTCGCTGATACCGTTTTACACGTTTTTTATCCTCAAACAAAAGGTGAGTGTGAGCGATGCCGCAGCGGTGGCAGCGACGTATGGGTCTGTGAGTGCCGTGACATTTGTTTCCGCCGTTTCTTTTCTCGAAGCACAGCAGATTCCGTTTGGCGGGCACATGGTTGCCGTCATGGCCTTCATGGAGTCGCCTGCGATCATTGTCGGTGTGATTCTTCTGAACCGTTACGAAAAGGATAAAAAGGGATCCTCGGGAATCGGCTCGATCACCCTGCATTCGTTTACCAACGGAAGCGTTTTGCTCATTTTGGGGAGTTTGATCATCGGAATCATTGCCGACAGCAAGCAGGCGGAAGGCATCAAACCATTCACGACAGATATTTTCAAAGGATTCCTTGCGATTTTCTTGTTGGAAATGGGAATGGTGACGGCGAAGCGGTTTTCGGCATTCAAAAAATATGGTCTTTTTCTCAGCGCATTTGCGATCCTGATTCCGGCCGTGAATGGCTGCATTGTTGCTTGGTGCAGCGGTTGGGTTTCGGCGGATATTGGCAACCGCTTCATTTTTGCAATTCTTGCCGCAAGCGCTTCCTATATCGCTGTGCCGGCTGCCATGAAAATGGCTGCTCCCAAAGCGGATCCCGGTCTGTTTGTCCCGATGGCCTTGGGGCTGACATTCCCGTTTAATATCTCGATCGGCATGCCCTTGTATTTTGCGATCATCAGCAATACGTGA
- the htpG gene encoding molecular chaperone HtpG, translating into MAEVVDPQIETGSISVHTENIFPIIKKSLYSDHEIFIRELVSNAVNASQKIKHLADIGQYKDELGDLKVTVELDVDAKTITIKDNGLGMSADEVRKYINQVAFSGAEEFVKKFTDLKDKRDTIIGQFGLGFYSAFMVAGQVEIVTRSYKKNTGAVHWTCDGSTTYTLDKSDRKERGTDIILHIAEDSEEFLDKARIQTILNKYCKFLPITVEFDGEVINKTEPLWKKKPAEITDEQYLEFFSALYPYAEEPLFWIHLNVDYPFDLTGILFFPKLRNEGELKRDRIHLYSRQVFITDNVENIVPDYLGLLQGVIDSPDIPLNVSRSYLQTDANVRKISTYISKKVADKLKEIFNEDREKFVEKWKDIEVFAKYGMLSDEKFYDKAEEFALLKNVAGEHFTLKEYKEKIAANQTDKDGNIVYLYASDVDHQDSFIQSAQKKGYDVLHMAALIDSHFIGFIERKMEKSTWKRVDSDAIDKLIAKDVTEVSNLTEEQSTAIVELYKKVAGEDAMTVRAQALGADEMPVVLVRPEFFRRMREQAMLGGMGAQFNRDMVEVVVNSSHELATHIMTEGNVEAQEGMARQLLDLARLSQGLLSGKELTDFIARSVSLVGK; encoded by the coding sequence ATGGCTGAAGTAGTTGACCCACAAATCGAAACAGGTTCGATTTCCGTTCACACGGAGAATATTTTCCCCATTATCAAGAAGTCGCTCTACAGCGACCACGAGATTTTCATCCGCGAGTTGGTTTCCAATGCTGTGAATGCTTCGCAGAAGATCAAGCACTTGGCCGACATCGGCCAATACAAGGATGAACTTGGCGATCTGAAAGTCACCGTCGAACTCGACGTGGATGCCAAAACCATCACGATCAAGGACAATGGCCTCGGCATGAGCGCCGACGAGGTGCGTAAATACATCAATCAAGTCGCATTTTCCGGCGCCGAGGAATTCGTCAAGAAATTCACGGACCTCAAAGACAAACGTGACACGATCATCGGCCAATTTGGCTTGGGCTTTTACTCTGCCTTCATGGTGGCGGGTCAAGTCGAAATCGTAACGCGCAGCTACAAAAAGAATACGGGTGCCGTTCACTGGACCTGCGACGGTTCGACAACCTACACCCTCGACAAAAGCGACCGCAAGGAGCGTGGCACGGACATCATCCTGCACATCGCCGAAGACAGCGAGGAGTTTCTGGACAAGGCACGCATCCAAACGATTCTCAACAAATACTGCAAATTCCTGCCCATCACGGTCGAATTTGACGGCGAAGTCATCAACAAAACCGAGCCGCTCTGGAAGAAAAAGCCTGCGGAAATCACCGACGAGCAGTATTTGGAGTTCTTCAGCGCATTGTATCCCTATGCCGAGGAGCCGCTGTTTTGGATTCACCTGAATGTCGATTATCCGTTTGACCTCACCGGCATCCTCTTTTTCCCCAAGCTTCGCAACGAGGGCGAATTGAAGCGTGACCGCATTCACCTGTATTCGCGTCAGGTGTTTATTACGGACAATGTCGAGAACATTGTGCCTGATTATTTGGGCCTTTTGCAAGGCGTGATCGACAGCCCTGACATTCCGCTGAACGTGAGCCGCAGCTACTTGCAGACCGACGCCAACGTGCGGAAGATCAGCACTTACATCAGCAAGAAGGTCGCAGACAAACTCAAGGAAATCTTCAACGAAGACCGCGAGAAATTTGTCGAGAAGTGGAAAGACATCGAGGTGTTTGCCAAATACGGCATGCTCAGCGACGAGAAGTTTTATGACAAGGCCGAGGAATTTGCCCTGCTCAAAAACGTGGCCGGCGAGCACTTTACGCTGAAAGAATACAAGGAAAAGATCGCCGCGAATCAGACGGACAAGGACGGAAATATCGTCTATCTGTATGCAAGCGACGTCGATCATCAAGACAGCTTCATCCAATCCGCGCAGAAAAAGGGTTATGACGTGTTGCACATGGCCGCGCTGATTGATTCGCACTTCATCGGTTTCATTGAGCGGAAGATGGAGAAGAGCACCTGGAAACGGGTGGACAGCGACGCGATCGACAAGCTGATCGCCAAGGACGTGACCGAAGTGAGCAACCTCACGGAGGAGCAATCGACCGCGATCGTCGAACTCTACAAAAAGGTCGCAGGCGAAGACGCGATGACCGTGCGTGCGCAGGCGCTCGGCGCAGACGAAATGCCGGTCGTATTGGTTCGTCCCGAGTTTTTCCGCCGGATGCGCGAGCAAGCGATGCTCGGCGGCATGGGCGCCCAATTTAACCGCGACATGGTCGAGGTCGTCGTGAACAGCAGCCATGAATTGGCCACGCACATCATGACCGAAGGCAATGTCGAGGCCCAGGAAGGAATGGCAAGGCAACTGCTCGACCTCGCAAGGCTCAGCCAAGGCCTGCTCAGCGGCAAGGAACTGACCGATTTCATCGCAAGAAGCGTGAGCTTGGTAGGGAAGTAA